One segment of Primulina tabacum isolate GXHZ01 chromosome 14, ASM2559414v2, whole genome shotgun sequence DNA contains the following:
- the LOC142525056 gene encoding uncharacterized protein LOC142525056 yields MIERLHVTLIAVSAVILVLILVLILRRCFHPKARKNSVISDEERDQSLQSGISRLHQMNLDLERDASKKANNYYVLRHGVSTKKPIFNWADHPSLITDAVENGWSRFAFTTLISSPSVKSAKSLLGVCAAGDPLDVEIAWEVCEGSADFMQKIRLNPGLKKTSASVGSSMGAVSVIRTALPLPGPHLGNSSFPQEAYFEITILSCNENIHDHLVEKERKDKSEGEKIKLIGEDFNAKMNSNSLNHVSGRNKIEDMKLGGKKDGKTEIVLLSVGFTGGGTIPLKVPGSYPGSISFNSSGSVYLDGVKLVFDSGKEDYARTGKVIGCGYNPSQKKVFFTSDSQLVHEIHCKTEEFSSPLYPTMAANTDITVLVNLGQSPFKFLPGNRHRTPNPCFIGPMLGNSPSLGYEDSRELFSMGRIDSQWLQRSAMRSNNNTVNSIKGLEYDMESEGDLFEIVLDSTGRSPYAATHQ; encoded by the exons ATGATTGAAAGGTTACATGTAACTCTGATCGCAGTTTCTGCAGTAATTCTGGTTCTTATCCTTGTTCTAATCCTGCGGCGATGCTTCCATCCAAAGGCGCGTAAAAACTCAGTCATTTCAGATGAAGAAAGAGATCAATCTTTACAGAGTGGGATTTCCAGGCTTCATCAAATGAATCTCGATCTTGAAAGAGATGCATCCAAGAAGGCAAATAATTACTACGTTTTACGACACGGGGTCTCCACGAAAAAGCCGATTTTTAACTGGGCTGATCACCCTTCTCTGATCACAGATGCCGTGGAAAACGGATGGTCACGGTTTGCTTTTACAACCTTAATCTCTTCTCCTTCAGTCAAATCTGCGAAGTCCCTTTTAGGAGTTTGTGCCGCAGGTGATCCACTTGATGTAGAAATTGCGTGGGAAGTGTGCGAAGGATCAGCAGATTTTATGCAGAAAATTAGATTAAATCCTGGGTTGAAGAAAACTAGTGCAAGTGTTGGTTCTTCAATGGGAGCTGTCTCTGTGATCAGGACAGCTTTACCTTTACCAGGTCCACATTTGGGGAACTCATCTTTCCCACAGGAAGCATATTTTGAGATTACAATTCTATCTTGtaatgaaaatattcatgatcATTTGGTTGAAAAGGAGAGGAAAGATAAGTCAGAAGGAGAGAAAATTAAGCTCATTGGGGAGGATTTTAATGCGAAAATGAATTCCAATTCTCTGAATCATGTCAGCGGTAGAAACAAGATTGAAGATATGAAACTTGGTGGGAAAAAGGATGGCAAAACTGAAATTGTTTTGCTTTCTGTGGGATTCACGGGAGGCGGCACTATTCCCTTGAAAGTTCCAGGAAGCTATCCTGGGTCTATTAGTTTCAATTCCAGTGGCTCTGTTTATCTTGATG GGGTTAAACTCGTGTTTGATTCCGGAAAAGAAGACTATGCAAGAACAGGAAAGGTGATAGGCTGTGGCTACAATCCAAGCCAGAAGAAAGTATTCTTCACGTCTGATTCACAGTTAGTACATGAAATCCATTGCAAGACAGAGGAATTCAGCTCTCCACTCTATCCAACAATGGCAGCAAACACGGATATCACAGTTCTTGTCAACCTTGGACAGAGCCCATTTAAATTTTTGCCTGGAAATAGGCACAGGACTCCGAATCCATGCTTCATTGGACCAATGTTAGGAAATTCTCCGTCCTTGGGATATGAAGATAGCAGGGAGCTTTTCTCGATGGGGAGGATCGATTCGCAGTGGCTACAACGGAGTGCCATGAGAAGCAATAATAACACAGTGAATAGTATTAAAGGTTTAGAATATGACATGGAATCTGAGGGTGATTTGTTTGAAATTGTCTTGGATAGTACGGGACGATCTCCATATGCTGCCACACATCAGTAG